The Bacteroides fragilis NCTC 9343 genome includes the window CAAAATCGTTTATCTTATACATAGTCACAAATTATAAGTTACGGAGTCGTAACTACTTACTGAACATATCCTTTTTCTTTGAGGTTTGCCATTATCTCCTTGGCAATTCCCATACCGATCTGTTGGCCCGCTTCCATGGCTTCCGCAGTCATCACAGGAGTGGACTCGGCCAGCTTCTTGCCTACCGGCGATTCATAAAATGCAGTGATCTTCTTCAGGTCGCTTATCGTCAGGTATCTGTGATAGATAGACACGTATATATCCAGAAACTGGGTGTTTGCTTTCTCCGATAATTGCTCCTCGAAGTTCTTCCAGAATTCATCCGGAACATTCGAATAAGTATGTTTCATCATCCCGATCATTTGCGGAACCATCGACTTCA containing:
- a CDS encoding DUF2059 domain-containing protein — encoded protein: MKKRLFSIALCLTFILSATSVSAQDAAYREALSKMLEASGAMTTVKSMVPQMIGMMKHTYSNVPDEFWKNFEEQLSEKANTQFLDIYVSIYHRYLTISDLKKITAFYESPVGKKLAESTPVMTAEAMEAGQQIGMGIAKEIMANLKEKGYVQ